Proteins encoded in a region of the Teredinibacter purpureus genome:
- a CDS encoding SGNH/GDSL hydrolase family protein, translating to MNTSNWTTVVATTWIIALCMLTSLNCNADNHISMKTTVIPANDDRLQPIGRMQFNKDGSASFGYPGVGFRLTTNAKHLGVNIKSTGSDSYIAVRIDGGEIKKLKLLKNASTLSLFAQDTNESRVVELLHHSETWHGTITLNQFILSEGDILPAPALPERKILVIGDSVTCGEGANRDGAQACEKDTSWWNAHRSYGWLTGEALNAQVQLVCYGGRGLIRSWNGNTNEINGPDFYELTIAQDNGTQWKHAAYPADLIVVSLGTNDFSLGIGPLPTADAFVPAYVTFVKKLLADHPKAEIVLTDGAIVSDGEEARPQRTVLRRYLHQTKQLADNERVHVFDASHFPGDECDAHPTGPQHAKMSQELVAYIQKTLKW from the coding sequence ATGAACACATCTAATTGGACAACAGTGGTGGCAACAACTTGGATAATAGCCCTGTGTATGCTCACCAGTTTAAACTGCAATGCGGACAATCACATTAGTATGAAAACAACCGTAATTCCTGCAAATGACGACCGGCTTCAACCGATCGGTCGAATGCAATTCAATAAAGATGGAAGTGCGTCTTTTGGCTATCCCGGCGTTGGATTCCGCCTTACAACCAATGCAAAGCACCTTGGTGTTAATATCAAGAGCACAGGCAGCGATAGCTATATAGCCGTGCGTATTGATGGCGGCGAGATAAAGAAACTAAAATTACTTAAAAATGCTTCTACTTTATCTCTGTTCGCACAAGATACGAATGAATCTAGAGTTGTAGAGTTACTTCACCATTCGGAAACATGGCATGGCACCATCACACTAAATCAATTCATTTTATCTGAAGGTGATATTCTTCCAGCCCCTGCGCTTCCCGAACGAAAGATACTGGTTATTGGCGACTCGGTAACCTGTGGAGAAGGCGCCAATAGAGACGGCGCCCAAGCTTGTGAGAAAGACACTAGCTGGTGGAATGCACATCGATCTTATGGATGGCTGACAGGCGAAGCTCTGAACGCTCAGGTGCAATTAGTATGCTATGGCGGTCGCGGGCTCATTCGCAGCTGGAATGGCAATACCAATGAAATTAATGGGCCCGATTTTTACGAACTAACCATCGCACAAGATAACGGGACACAGTGGAAACACGCCGCATATCCTGCAGACTTAATTGTGGTATCGCTCGGCACAAATGACTTCAGTTTGGGCATTGGGCCTTTACCTACCGCAGACGCATTCGTTCCAGCATATGTCACCTTCGTTAAAAAGCTGCTCGCTGACCACCCGAAAGCCGAGATTGTTTTAACCGATGGCGCTATTGTAAGTGACGGAGAAGAAGCCCGACCACAACGCACCGTGTTACGCCGTTATCTTCACCAAACGAAACAGCTCGCTGACAACGAGAGAGTACATGTTTTCGACGCTAGCCACTTTCCTGGTGACGAATGTGATGCTCACCCAACGGGGCCACAACACGCCAAAATGAGCCAAGAATTAGTAGCTTACATCCAAAAGACGTTAAAATGGTAA
- a CDS encoding GDSL-type esterase/lipase family protein, whose amino-acid sequence MSSTAAAPRTVEFEWMSISTWHQKHDVNVTQAEKGDADILFIGDSITEGWTWGENQQIFDATFGQYKTANFGIGGDQTQHVLWRLRNGESGNLNPKLTVLLIGTNNFGHSHHTPSQVAEGVTGIINELKTAFPSTKILLIGVYPFDHLATSESRVKVAKTNQLIAQLNDNQTIFYYDFGSLFINERGNIPQSLMSDYLHPSNDGYALLATKLGPIVDSFMQPTTRNP is encoded by the coding sequence GTGTCAAGTACTGCAGCCGCGCCAAGAACGGTCGAGTTCGAATGGATGTCCATTTCAACCTGGCATCAAAAACATGACGTCAATGTCACTCAAGCAGAGAAAGGGGATGCCGACATACTCTTTATAGGCGACTCAATAACAGAAGGGTGGACTTGGGGAGAGAATCAACAAATCTTCGACGCGACTTTTGGACAATATAAGACCGCTAACTTTGGGATTGGCGGCGACCAAACACAACACGTTTTATGGCGTTTGCGCAATGGAGAATCAGGTAACCTCAACCCCAAACTCACGGTATTACTGATAGGTACCAATAATTTCGGGCACAGTCACCATACACCTTCGCAGGTAGCCGAAGGGGTAACCGGTATTATTAACGAGCTTAAAACCGCCTTCCCTAGCACTAAAATATTACTCATTGGGGTGTATCCATTTGACCATCTCGCAACAAGCGAGAGCCGAGTTAAAGTGGCGAAGACCAATCAACTTATTGCGCAGCTAAACGATAACCAAACTATTTTTTACTATGACTTTGGATCGCTGTTTATTAATGAACGGGGTAACATTCCACAATCTTTGATGTCCGATTACCTCCATCCCAGCAATGACGGTTATGCGCTTCTCGCGACCAAACTGGGCCCTATCGTAGATTCATTCATGCAGCCTACAACTCGCAACCCCTAA
- a CDS encoding sensor histidine kinase encodes MLTQQQLSVNAEDATITQFPTKSRASLQAFLVIVVFLSIAAPAVITGGFLIYENYQRTIEQESQAAAGSYADLLQAGMTMPLWNVAPSLGEPLLDTVKIDPSVLRIVVQGVDGETFLQYEKDETSALEESLEIVRNIAFEGERLGSVSLMYSLKAARQRSAADSQLLLTIIIFQLIFSLGVLSYFLRQRVVRPLTALEKAAGGIAGGDLRTAIPVLQNDEFGRLSRQLEIMRGSLEQAFTTLEERVKERTAELVDLNKELKGTLDKLQQAQGNLVQSEKLAALGALVAGVAHELNTPLGNGLTVASSLYDSTRQIHRQFSEGITRTELENYLSDMDEGSHLVVASLERASELVSGFKQVAVDRTSAQRREFKLAEMLAETKMTMSPLFKHTPYKIRIDVPEMILMNSYPGPLGQIITNLMNNALIHAFDDRDHGEIDIVAQPSPIGGEAGVRLTISDDGHGIPEENLSKIFDPFFTTKLGEGGNGLGMHIVHNIVTGVLGGNIDVESQLGKGTCFTISIPLQAPQSSMAKSDIEQGDAFHG; translated from the coding sequence GTGTTAACGCAGCAACAACTTTCAGTGAACGCTGAAGACGCCACGATTACGCAATTTCCAACAAAGAGCCGAGCAAGCCTTCAAGCCTTTTTAGTTATTGTTGTGTTTTTATCGATTGCGGCTCCGGCAGTGATAACGGGTGGTTTTTTGATCTATGAAAACTACCAGCGCACTATTGAGCAAGAAAGTCAGGCCGCGGCTGGAAGTTATGCTGACTTGCTGCAGGCGGGCATGACCATGCCGCTTTGGAATGTGGCACCGTCGCTAGGTGAACCTTTACTTGATACGGTAAAAATTGATCCTTCGGTGCTAAGAATTGTTGTTCAGGGGGTCGACGGCGAAACGTTTCTCCAATATGAAAAAGACGAAACCAGTGCTCTAGAAGAAAGCTTAGAAATTGTGCGCAATATTGCGTTTGAGGGCGAGAGACTGGGTTCTGTTTCACTCATGTACAGTTTAAAGGCGGCTAGGCAGCGATCGGCTGCCGATTCACAGCTATTGCTTACCATCATTATTTTTCAGTTAATATTCTCGCTTGGCGTATTAAGTTATTTCCTTCGTCAGCGTGTTGTGCGGCCGTTGACGGCCTTGGAAAAGGCTGCAGGTGGTATTGCCGGCGGCGATCTACGCACCGCTATACCGGTATTGCAAAACGATGAATTTGGTCGGCTTTCTAGACAGCTTGAAATCATGCGGGGCTCGTTGGAGCAAGCGTTCACCACCTTGGAAGAACGAGTAAAAGAGCGTACAGCAGAATTAGTCGATTTGAACAAGGAGCTGAAAGGCACTCTGGATAAACTGCAGCAAGCGCAAGGCAATCTCGTTCAATCTGAAAAACTTGCGGCGTTAGGGGCTTTAGTCGCGGGTGTAGCGCATGAACTTAATACTCCTCTCGGGAATGGCCTAACGGTGGCGTCGTCCTTGTATGATTCCACCCGGCAGATTCACCGTCAGTTTAGCGAAGGTATTACACGCACCGAACTTGAGAATTACTTGAGTGATATGGATGAAGGGTCACACCTCGTGGTGGCCAGCTTAGAGAGAGCTTCTGAGTTGGTCAGTGGCTTTAAGCAAGTGGCGGTCGATCGTACTAGCGCGCAGCGCAGAGAGTTTAAATTGGCGGAAATGCTAGCCGAAACGAAAATGACAATGTCGCCGCTTTTTAAGCACACGCCTTATAAAATACGTATTGACGTTCCCGAGATGATTCTAATGAATAGTTATCCTGGCCCGTTGGGGCAAATCATCACCAATCTTATGAACAATGCTTTGATTCACGCATTTGATGATCGTGATCATGGTGAAATAGATATAGTGGCTCAACCGAGCCCGATTGGAGGGGAAGCTGGGGTTCGCCTTACTATTTCCGATGATGGGCACGGTATTCCAGAGGAAAATTTAAGTAAAATATTTGATCCTTTTTTTACAACGAAACTCGGAGAAGGGGGAAATGGGTTGGGGATGCATATTGTGCACAATATTGTTACTGGTGTGCTGGGCGGCAATATTGACGTCGAATCGCAGTTAGGCAAAGGCACTTGCTTTACGATCTCTATCCCTCTTCAAGCGCCGCAATCGAGCATGGCAAAAAGTGATATAGAACAAGGTGATGCATTTCATGGCTAA
- a CDS encoding EAL domain-containing protein, with product MLDVVMETPNAGLDLVAIIREELKVTDSRIILRTGQPNQAPEIEVIRDYDINDYKLKSELTQSKLYAALTTAVRSYKQIRMIEAGKKGLDMIVRSSAELLSKNGLNAFAQGVIIHLSGLLSVPPEGLICVRRNDKRREGQPEIIAAAGHYCVLIDKPLSDLNEEHARHLLESSLDSRSNVYDKFGLALYLGSSARGDMSCYVSSATQLDEIDQSLLELFCTNISICADNLTLLEQLSNYAYIDELVGLPNRNALIEKIQTTLENGSRAGYLLAIGDIDNFAEINASLGQKYGDRLLQAVAKRLLKRFPDPCVVARVGGDTFAIFGPDTHLKPENVLVPFLTEFDISGEEQMISVTAGIVPLDEVDGAASEAIKDASIVLKMAKTHSRGEVIRFNSAMIENAKDRLELLKNLRTAFDMERLVLNYQPKLCLETGRTLGVEALLRWPVDDGEFVPPGHFIPLAEQSGLIVRLGEWILHTALMELQELKRNGWDDIHMSVNLSVAQLQHPAMMKTLKRVLIETDVEPGMVDLEVTESVAMNDVSNNSQLLEDIKAMGFQLSLDDFGTGFSSLSYLQKMPIDRLKIDQSFVQSFDKGNSGEIVELIVHLGRTLNKKVIAEGVETEEQAAFLKSLGCDEVQGFLYARPMPATKLHAWLKERNH from the coding sequence ATGCTAGATGTCGTAATGGAAACGCCGAATGCGGGTTTAGATTTGGTGGCGATAATAAGAGAGGAATTAAAAGTAACGGATTCTCGTATTATTCTTCGAACGGGTCAGCCCAATCAGGCGCCCGAAATTGAAGTGATTCGTGATTATGATATTAATGATTACAAACTTAAATCCGAATTAACACAAAGTAAGTTATATGCCGCATTAACTACCGCCGTGCGCTCTTACAAACAAATACGTATGATCGAAGCGGGCAAAAAAGGCCTCGATATGATCGTGCGCTCGAGTGCCGAGCTGCTCAGCAAAAATGGATTAAATGCGTTCGCCCAAGGTGTGATTATTCACTTGTCAGGTTTGCTAAGTGTGCCACCAGAAGGTCTGATTTGTGTGCGTCGTAACGATAAACGGCGTGAGGGGCAGCCCGAAATAATTGCTGCAGCGGGACACTACTGTGTCTTGATAGACAAGCCGTTATCGGATTTAAACGAGGAGCATGCTCGCCACTTGCTGGAATCAAGTTTAGATTCTCGCTCAAACGTATACGACAAATTTGGTCTTGCACTTTATTTGGGAAGTAGTGCGCGTGGCGATATGAGCTGTTACGTTTCAAGTGCAACGCAGCTAGATGAAATTGACCAGAGTTTATTGGAGTTGTTTTGTACGAATATTTCCATATGTGCGGATAATTTAACACTGCTAGAACAACTGAGCAATTATGCGTATATAGATGAACTTGTTGGTTTGCCTAATCGAAACGCATTAATTGAAAAAATTCAAACGACGCTAGAGAACGGTTCTCGTGCGGGTTACTTGTTGGCAATAGGGGATATCGATAATTTTGCCGAAATTAATGCTTCACTTGGGCAAAAATATGGTGACAGGCTCTTACAAGCTGTGGCTAAACGCTTGTTAAAACGTTTTCCTGATCCTTGTGTTGTGGCGAGAGTTGGCGGCGATACTTTTGCTATATTCGGCCCCGACACACATCTGAAACCCGAAAATGTATTAGTTCCTTTTTTAACGGAATTCGATATTTCGGGTGAAGAACAAATGATCTCTGTTACAGCGGGTATTGTGCCGTTAGACGAAGTTGACGGTGCTGCTTCGGAAGCGATTAAAGACGCAAGCATAGTGTTGAAAATGGCCAAAACACATAGCCGTGGAGAAGTCATTCGTTTTAACAGTGCCATGATTGAAAATGCAAAAGATCGCTTAGAGTTACTGAAAAATTTACGCACGGCCTTCGATATGGAACGGCTAGTGCTTAATTATCAGCCGAAATTATGTTTGGAAACGGGGCGTACGTTGGGCGTTGAAGCATTGTTGCGCTGGCCGGTTGATGACGGCGAATTTGTTCCGCCGGGCCACTTTATTCCGCTGGCGGAACAGTCCGGTTTAATTGTTAGGCTAGGCGAATGGATTTTGCATACAGCGCTGATGGAGCTACAAGAATTAAAACGAAATGGCTGGGACGATATTCATATGAGCGTGAATCTGTCTGTCGCTCAATTACAGCATCCGGCAATGATGAAAACACTAAAACGCGTGTTAATAGAAACAGATGTAGAGCCCGGTATGGTCGATTTAGAAGTCACTGAGTCGGTCGCGATGAACGACGTAAGTAATAATAGTCAATTGCTAGAAGATATTAAGGCAATGGGTTTTCAACTTTCTCTAGATGATTTTGGTACCGGATTTTCATCGTTGAGTTATTTGCAAAAAATGCCCATAGACCGCTTGAAGATAGACCAGTCGTTTGTTCAGTCTTTTGATAAGGGTAATAGCGGTGAAATAGTGGAACTTATTGTGCACTTAGGGCGAACCTTGAATAAAAAAGTTATTGCCGAAGGCGTAGAAACTGAAGAACAGGCCGCGTTTTTGAAGTCGCTCGGTTGTGATGAGGTACAGGGCTTTTTATATGCCCGCCCCATGCCAGCGACAAAGTTACATGCATGGTTGAAAGAGCGAAATCATTAA
- a CDS encoding 5-oxoprolinase subunit C family protein, with protein sequence MNAIQKDNAAEAVVNKTSAHSFLTDKGRRGGQVMGLCSGGAADAYAYYWANRLLDNHATAAAIEITFGPFSLTFKAATRIAVCGAISTIKLGNKLIPPWSSTHVAAGDTLYIAIPTSGLRQYLAIDGGFKSALFFESCESLQYDFTTRTLAVGDSLWYTPDRNHNKPNHGLNRTVSWRATPNYSKELVLRINPCYQFHQFTTHAVEQLLKSCYTVHPNSNRMGYRLAGKTIEWGHKGILSEGIAFGSVQIPPNGQPIVLLNDRQTIGGYPKVGCVHTADCYQLAQRRPGQAVRFTLEPYP encoded by the coding sequence ATGAACGCTATACAAAAAGATAACGCCGCCGAAGCTGTTGTCAACAAAACTAGCGCGCATAGTTTTTTAACCGATAAAGGCAGGCGCGGAGGGCAGGTGATGGGGCTTTGTAGCGGAGGTGCGGCCGATGCGTACGCCTATTATTGGGCCAATAGGCTTCTGGATAATCACGCTACTGCCGCGGCAATTGAAATCACTTTTGGGCCATTTTCACTTACATTTAAGGCTGCCACACGTATCGCTGTTTGCGGCGCAATCAGTACGATAAAACTTGGTAACAAGCTCATCCCTCCTTGGAGTAGCACACACGTCGCCGCTGGCGATACCCTTTATATCGCCATACCAACATCCGGGTTGCGGCAATACCTCGCCATCGATGGCGGTTTTAAGTCAGCGCTTTTTTTTGAGAGCTGCGAATCACTCCAATACGATTTTACGACACGAACATTAGCCGTTGGTGATTCCCTTTGGTATACGCCAGATCGCAACCATAACAAGCCCAATCACGGCCTAAACCGCACCGTTAGCTGGCGAGCTACCCCTAACTACTCAAAAGAGTTAGTGCTGCGTATAAACCCCTGCTATCAATTCCATCAATTCACCACTCATGCAGTAGAACAACTGCTCAAGTCTTGCTATACCGTCCACCCCAACAGCAACCGAATGGGCTACCGCTTGGCAGGGAAAACAATCGAATGGGGGCACAAAGGTATTTTATCGGAAGGGATTGCGTTTGGTAGCGTTCAAATTCCGCCCAATGGCCAACCTATCGTATTGCTAAACGACCGGCAGACCATTGGAGGTTACCCAAAAGTAGGGTGTGTACACACTGCGGATTGCTATCAATTAGCCCAGCGGCGCCCGGGCCAGGCCGTACGTTTTACGCTCGAACCCTATCCATAA
- a CDS encoding 5-oxoprolinase subunit B family protein, translated as MTLYHGQHDTSLTPSIERLNDNSLRLSFDGATANVQTLERIKAYCDSIAEQLGSHIKELIPANNSIMLEFDDDEIGYNAFVRKLIHTLTNRSHHRNNANPIVAPKHHRIPVFYHPDIAPDLVPLAALHKMTTRELIERHTAITYTIFAVGFTPGFAYLGTLDPRIATPRHATPRGAVPAGSVGIAETQTGIYPRTSPGGWQIIGKTPDIILPPLADELKHRSSTFRFSTGDSVSFYSITPIKFRSLTKQAADNERYTKR; from the coding sequence ATGACTCTATATCACGGTCAACACGACACCTCTCTTACTCCAAGTATCGAGCGCCTCAACGACAACAGTTTACGCTTGTCCTTCGATGGTGCGACGGCCAACGTTCAAACCCTTGAGCGAATAAAAGCTTACTGTGACAGTATCGCGGAGCAATTGGGCTCTCATATAAAAGAGCTTATACCGGCAAACAATTCGATTATGCTGGAATTTGACGATGACGAGATTGGCTACAACGCCTTTGTTCGCAAGCTCATCCACACATTGACCAATCGCTCGCACCACCGAAATAACGCCAATCCGATCGTAGCCCCTAAACATCATAGAATTCCCGTATTCTATCACCCCGATATTGCACCGGATTTAGTGCCGTTGGCGGCTCTGCACAAGATGACGACTCGCGAACTTATCGAACGGCATACCGCTATTACCTACACTATTTTTGCCGTGGGGTTCACGCCGGGGTTTGCCTATCTTGGCACGCTAGATCCTCGGATAGCGACACCTCGCCATGCAACGCCGCGCGGTGCAGTGCCTGCAGGCAGTGTCGGTATAGCCGAAACTCAAACAGGTATTTACCCGCGAACATCACCCGGCGGCTGGCAGATAATCGGAAAAACACCCGATATTATTCTGCCGCCTCTAGCTGACGAGTTAAAACATCGTAGCTCCACGTTCCGGTTTTCCACGGGAGACTCTGTTTCGTTCTATTCCATTACGCCTATCAAATTTCGATCCCTTACAAAGCAAGCAGCCGATAATGAACGCTATACAAAAAGATAA
- a CDS encoding 5-oxoprolinase subunit PxpA gives MKLNCDLGEGLDQVDALVMPHIHMANIACGGHAGDETSMKRCVSLALNYGVKLGAHPGYADRQNMGRISVAMSRASLQESFLEQVNDFETICSELGTHMSYIKPHGALYNDMMRNQDVLHALVESCSIHYPSLPLMIQATLDNEQNTEVAQQFSHYFMFEGYADRAYTDGGLLVPRSQKNALLTNTDAIIAQAENLAHKKGVYSESGLWLPLHIDTLCVHSDTPSAVDSLLAISQRLYQN, from the coding sequence ATGAAGTTAAACTGTGATCTCGGTGAAGGGCTTGACCAAGTCGACGCCCTTGTTATGCCTCACATACATATGGCAAACATTGCATGTGGAGGACATGCTGGGGATGAAACGTCAATGAAGCGCTGTGTATCATTAGCGCTCAATTATGGCGTTAAATTGGGCGCTCACCCGGGCTACGCCGATCGACAAAATATGGGCCGTATATCCGTAGCCATGAGCAGGGCGTCACTTCAAGAAAGCTTCCTCGAACAAGTTAATGATTTTGAAACAATCTGTTCTGAGCTAGGCACACACATGAGTTACATCAAACCACATGGCGCCCTCTATAACGATATGATGCGCAACCAAGATGTACTCCATGCACTTGTGGAGTCATGCTCAATTCATTATCCATCGCTACCCCTCATGATACAGGCCACGCTTGATAACGAACAAAATACTGAAGTGGCCCAACAATTTTCTCATTATTTTATGTTTGAAGGTTACGCCGATAGAGCCTATACCGACGGAGGATTGCTCGTTCCCAGAAGCCAAAAAAACGCGCTGTTAACCAACACCGATGCCATAATTGCTCAAGCGGAAAACCTCGCTCACAAAAAGGGTGTCTACTCAGAGAGTGGCTTATGGTTGCCACTTCACATCGACACGCTCTGTGTACACAGTGACACGCCTAGCGCAGTTGATTCACTATTGGCCATTAGCCAACGTCTTTACCAAAACTAG
- the dtd gene encoding D-aminoacyl-tRNA deacylase, whose amino-acid sequence MKVLIQRVSHASVHVDNALVGEIDQGVLALIGIEKHDTDAILQRMADRLLAYRIFPDADGKMNLSLKDIGGGLLAISQFTLAADTRKGLRPGFSSASPPKEAEILFSTFLGYLNERHATVATGQFGADMKVSLLNDGPVTFLLEM is encoded by the coding sequence ATGAAAGTCTTAATTCAACGCGTAAGCCATGCATCCGTTCACGTAGACAATGCGTTAGTCGGCGAAATCGATCAAGGTGTCCTCGCACTCATTGGAATTGAAAAGCATGATACCGACGCCATCCTTCAACGAATGGCCGACCGCCTACTCGCCTACCGCATATTTCCCGACGCCGACGGCAAGATGAACTTAAGCCTTAAGGACATTGGCGGTGGTCTCTTAGCTATTTCTCAATTTACGCTCGCGGCCGATACCCGCAAAGGTTTACGGCCCGGTTTCTCCAGTGCCTCGCCGCCAAAAGAAGCCGAAATATTATTCTCTACATTTTTGGGTTATTTAAATGAACGGCACGCAACCGTCGCAACTGGCCAGTTTGGCGCGGACATGAAAGTCTCGCTCCTTAACGACGGGCCAGTAACCTTTCTATTGGAAATGTAA
- a CDS encoding MipA/OmpV family protein, translating to MYWIKPLNFHYRVFCLMFNIGILACGVLVMPAYAETEPACSSGAAGCVEVGEWDISIGFGIGLRSNPLIDGDDLPLFVLPAVRYYGEHFFIDTYTGGYTFYDSGMHQLSAVATIGFDQLYFNTRNVGSLVVDAGPILGSSNNTLEEDEYQLDIGGITAGGRESSDNLVPESNESNAPLESPDWRAPIDIDQLHNRNTAVFSGLEWAYYAENWDGSLQLLHDVTAVHKGQEIRAALSRTGRIVNEFIELSLGFSWQSAELLQYYYGVEKDEVEDEALEYYASDGISPFVRLDWRRKIKGNWSWQATLHNRWLSPSIKNSPLLDEDSVLTLYVGGVYHF from the coding sequence GTGTACTGGATTAAACCTTTAAACTTTCACTACAGAGTGTTTTGCTTGATGTTCAACATCGGCATACTTGCCTGTGGCGTGCTGGTGATGCCTGCGTATGCTGAGACGGAGCCTGCCTGCTCGTCAGGCGCGGCGGGTTGTGTCGAGGTCGGTGAATGGGATATCAGTATTGGTTTCGGCATTGGTTTACGCAGTAATCCGTTAATAGATGGTGATGACCTGCCGTTATTTGTTCTCCCTGCCGTTCGTTATTACGGGGAACACTTCTTTATCGATACGTATACCGGCGGCTACACGTTTTACGACTCGGGTATGCATCAACTAAGCGCTGTGGCTACGATTGGGTTTGACCAACTCTATTTTAATACGCGTAATGTAGGCAGTTTGGTGGTGGATGCGGGCCCCATTTTAGGGTCAAGCAATAACACGTTAGAGGAAGACGAGTATCAGCTGGATATTGGTGGGATCACTGCCGGTGGTCGCGAAAGTAGTGATAACCTTGTACCCGAGTCAAATGAATCAAATGCTCCGCTAGAATCACCGGATTGGCGTGCCCCTATTGATATTGACCAACTTCACAATCGCAATACTGCTGTTTTCTCCGGTCTTGAATGGGCGTACTACGCCGAAAATTGGGACGGCAGTTTACAGTTGTTGCACGATGTAACGGCGGTTCATAAAGGGCAGGAAATTCGCGCAGCGTTGTCGCGAACGGGTCGTATCGTAAACGAGTTCATAGAATTGTCGCTTGGCTTTTCTTGGCAGAGTGCGGAATTACTACAATACTACTACGGTGTGGAAAAAGATGAAGTCGAGGATGAAGCGCTAGAATATTATGCTAGCGATGGTATTTCGCCTTTTGTGCGGCTGGATTGGCGGCGGAAGATTAAAGGCAATTGGTCGTGGCAAGCGACACTCCATAATCGATGGCTATCGCCGTCCATAAAAAATAGCCCGCTTTTGGATGAAGATAGTGTGCTTACCCTCTACGTAGGGGGGGTGTACCATTTTTAA
- a CDS encoding DUF3019 domain-containing protein encodes MSETAEKCEQFIHLSWSTPHQQNVCLYNAADQSILKCWEQVQQGEIDMLITVDETVSFELRDAQDNLIVIAKTEFKVMRDQKQYRRSRRNPWSFF; translated from the coding sequence TTGTCGGAAACCGCAGAAAAATGTGAGCAGTTTATTCACTTGTCGTGGTCTACGCCGCATCAGCAAAATGTATGTTTATACAATGCCGCCGATCAGTCAATTTTAAAGTGTTGGGAACAGGTGCAGCAGGGCGAAATAGATATGCTTATCACCGTCGATGAGACGGTTAGTTTTGAATTACGAGATGCGCAAGATAACCTTATTGTTATCGCAAAAACTGAATTTAAAGTCATGCGCGACCAAAAACAATACCGCCGAAGTCGCCGGAATCCATGGAGTTTTTTCTAA
- a CDS encoding response regulator, with product MSLVLLAEDDKRLAELVKDYLESHGFQVVVEDVGHTVPRAVQSLEPDIVILDVMLPGKDGLTICKEIRPRYDGPILMLTARDSDADQVSGLEYGADDYVIKPAEPRVLLARIRALLRRYQQPEEKEQAELCFGSLNIVVASREVRLGENVVALSSHEFDMLLTFAKQPGKVLSREYLFNIIYGRPYDGMDRTIDVRVSQLRKKLGDCSDDPTRLKTIWGRGYLFVADAW from the coding sequence ATGAGTCTCGTTTTACTAGCAGAAGACGACAAACGCCTTGCAGAGTTAGTAAAGGATTATCTTGAAAGTCACGGTTTTCAGGTGGTTGTGGAAGACGTTGGCCATACCGTTCCTCGCGCGGTGCAGTCTCTAGAGCCGGATATTGTCATTCTTGATGTAATGCTACCAGGCAAAGATGGCCTTACAATTTGCAAAGAAATTCGGCCGCGTTATGACGGCCCGATACTAATGCTCACCGCACGTGATTCGGACGCCGATCAAGTGTCAGGGCTTGAGTACGGGGCCGATGACTACGTCATTAAACCTGCCGAACCTAGAGTGTTGCTTGCTCGCATTCGCGCGTTATTGCGTCGATACCAGCAGCCAGAAGAAAAAGAGCAGGCTGAATTGTGTTTTGGCTCTTTAAATATTGTCGTTGCGTCACGAGAAGTCCGATTAGGTGAAAACGTGGTTGCACTGTCTAGCCACGAATTTGACATGTTGTTGACGTTTGCGAAGCAACCAGGGAAAGTGTTAAGCCGGGAATATTTATTTAATATTATTTACGGTAGGCCTTACGATGGAATGGATAGAACGATTGATGTTCGTGTGTCTCAATTGAGAAAAAAACTTGGCGACTGTTCCGATGATCCAACGCGATTAAAAACCATTTGGGGCCGAGGTTATTTATTTGTAGCGGACGCTTGGTAG